Below is a genomic region from Lineus longissimus chromosome 4, tnLinLong1.2, whole genome shotgun sequence.
TACATCTCTACTTACTGTTATTCAGGCAATCAAAAGCACTGGCTTTATGGGTCTTCTGAAACCAGTTCTAGTCTCAAAGTTCAATTTATTGTTCCCTTTACATTGCAGAGGACCTGACACATTTTGTTACTACCATGGTGTGTGTAGCTGTTAAAGGTGTTCCAATGATTGGGGTCATCCATCAGCCTTTCTTGAAAGAAACAGGTGTGCATGTAATCATCCTATTATTTGGGGAAAGAGAGACTTTAGAATCTATTGATGGGCTTGGGAGTGCATAATGTTAGCCTGGATCTTGGCCAGGGCTAGCGCCTTGTTATATGAGCCTGTATGTATATAAACACACTGAACAAGAGATTGATGTTAACCCTTCCTAAGACATATCTTGACAAAGTGGGAAAGAACCGTCAAAATGTTATTGCAATGAAAAATGCAGCTATCATCTGTCCATTTGCAGTAAGATGAGATATTCTAATACTGTACTGAACTGAAACAGTTATCATTTAACAGTTCTATTTCTCTCTCCTCAGCATGGGCTTGGGTTGGCTACGGATTTGCAAAGTCATTGAAGGTTGCTAAGAAAGAGGACCGAAAAGACTCGGATCCCTACAAGATAATTGTGTCTCGCTCACATGCTGGGGAAGTGAAGGCTGCAGCCACAGAATCTTTTGGAGCAAGCACCATTGTCATTCCTGCTGGTGGAGCAGGTAAGTTAAGGATAATCTTAATCTGGACCAGTTACAACATCGTAGCTACATTAAAATCATGTTTTAGTGAGATCTAGATTACTGCTCTTCATAAGCTAcataaaaaaaatcaccaaatgcAGTCACTTCTGTTATTCGACTACCTTGCAATTCATGTTTTCACTTTCAGGCTATAAGACCTTGGCTGTAATCAAGGGGGAAGCAGATGCCTACATTCACACAACATTGATCAAGAAATGGGACATCTGTGCGGGGAACGCTCTTCTCCATGCTGTGGGTGGCCACATGACAACACTTGATGGGACGTACATTGACTACAGCAGTAACCTTAGTGAGAAGAATGATAAGGGTCTATTAGCAAGTCTCTACGGTTACAGCACCTACCGAACGAAATTAGCTAGCATtgctgaaaaaatgaaaaaaaaggaaaaaccgAAGGAAGCAACAAAGGAAGCAGTCAAGGTTTTGTGATGCTTTaaactatttttttcaaacattccaAGTATTTCCTTCTTTTACCTTTATTTGGCCATCTCCGGTTTTCTACTTTTCCCTCACAGAAATAAATTTCCTTTTTTGATAGGGATTTTATTAAATCAAGATTTTTTAATCGCCCAATTCAGGCATCCTTGGAAACTTTTGGGGCTTGATGGGATATGTATAGTGGGAACTCGTCCTTCTTAGCTTGCTGATTGGGAGACTAGTATTAGGATGAGATTGTTTCTCTTCTAAAAGTTCTACACTATTTTCTGTAAACGATCATTTCTCTATGAGGAAAACTATATCAGGCATGTCTGTGAGATTTTTTGCTCATCATGGGCTGATGAAGTAATATCTCGGTGACCATCCTAAAAGTCATGCTGACTTGCAGGTTATCACAGTGATTTTAACTTACAATGAGTTTCAATTCATGACCATATCTGTGCAGCACACCCAACTCATAATTTCCTTCAGCAGTGAAAGAAACACCCATGGCCATGTAAGGCATATTATATGTAGAAGAATCTCATTTTTCCACATGAAAAAGCAATACAATTGTCACTATTTATGATCATCGCTGTTTCCTCTACCACGATCTTCCTTTTTCTTATATATCCATTACATGGCCTGCAGTAGAGCACCAGTTGGTCATGTCTTTTCAAGAACCTGCGCATAGGCTTGCTTCTCACTTGTGTGTATTTATAGAGTGAGTTCAGAGCAACAGTTATCTGAATCTCAAGATCTGTACCAACCCTATAGGTGTTAGATATGAAACTGAGGAATAGATTTTCTTATAAGTAAGAATTTCTTCACAACCTTAAAAATCATGATTAACTGGATAGTGACAATTTCTAATACTCCACATTTTTGACACAAATCACATTCGATTGAATCGTATACTGGTACATATGTAAATATTAgcaaaattatgtacatgtagattaccACTGATTGTAAATGAGATGAGCATGATCATTTTCAATGAGATTAATgttcaaatgtactgtaaaatcggtcagGGGCTGGCATCACTTTCCAGATGGCTGCACCACTTCTATTTTACCTTACAGGATAGTATTAGTAAATTGCAAGCCATTTAAAGGTCTCAAAGACAAAGGGTAGCATGGACCTTCAGACTAAATTTACTGTAAATATGATCAAAATGACGTTGCTGAATTCATCTGATTCATTACTGTATTATCTCATCGTTGAAATTCTAGTGAGTTGCTTCTGAATTTTTTCTAGTCAGTTGAATATTCATGATGTTAGTTAGAAAAAATCACTGAGGACATTCCAAAATTATCTCCGTTTGACACAGAATTGTGGTATTGAAATAATTATAAATTACTTCCATACCAATATAGAATATATTTTCTTTTCTGACTAACTTATTATGTAGACTTTGCATATTCTTTTAAAACCTGCTCAAGgttcaggtacatgtattgtgccTAGCCAAATATTCAGCAACAATGCAttgaaaaaatatgtatatattttttcATCACTGTGTTGTAAGGATTTGAGGATTAGTCCTTGATCTCTGGAAATTTAAACTACAGTGTAACCTCCCTTGGTGGACATTTCTACTAACAGGGCGCCCTCCCAGTATTAGTTTGAAGAATGTCTCATGGAGAAATTCCACTGTGGTCTGTAGTTATCTAGCGACAAATATTGTTGTTACAAATTTGCAAGGTTTAAAAAATTCTTGAACTACTCGTAAATAATGGTGTGTGATGAACAGAAATGACGCTTATcagtttttgattgaaaataccATAACTTGTTGTTGTCTTGGCCTATTGGAACCCTAAGACCTCATTGCTTTCCTGGCTGAGACAACCACTCCTGTGATATTTCCACTAAAAAACAGACTGGTGTGGTTTTGTATTGTATCTGTAGTTACAGCactcttgtacatgtacatagcttGTAATTTATATTATGAAATCGTCGTCACAGTGTATTATAAGTATGTAAAATTTTTTGTAACTGCTTGCGAAACAATTGTCTACTTATGGTCAAGTTGCAAAAGAAATGATGTTTGCCATTTTTACATATTGTTCAAAATCAGGAATTTGAACTCAAATTTgagaatttcaacaatgctgtcaTTTGGTTATGCATCCCTAGTCCTGTCACATGTTTACACAAAATAACAGAGATGTTAATTTTGGATTACCTGTGGATGAACCACACCTTTCAAGTGGGAGTGACCACTCTCCTAGCATGAAATTTGTGATTGGGTCTACAATATCACAAAATATAATTTGATATGGTGAGaaaacaactttatttcaaatataTGTCATTGGAGTACATGTAATGTAGCTCTTGAACTGGTTTTCTAGTTGTTCACAGAGAAGTTGTGATTTCTTGAGAAGGCTACTGTCTTATATTGGACCTCAGGCTCATTTTATTAGCGAACTAAATCGAAATCTGTCAGTGGACATGGTATTAAAATGTCATATGTCTGGTCTCTTCTTATTTCTATACAATAGCTTTGTAGAAAGCATGATtttatatgaaataaaatatttacatAAATTTGTGCTTCATTCTTGTTTAATTGCTAACAATTGATTAGCCTCTTCGGATAGATTTCACTATATCAGGCCCAGTCTTAAAACCTGATCTGGAGAAGTTTCCCTCCACTGTGCTTGgaaaatttcagtgaatttggAAGTTGGAGCTCAAGTAAAGTCTGCACGTCTTCTCTCAGGCTGACAAAATGGACTGCTCTGCAAGACTACCTGCATTAATGTTTGGAAGTGTTTTTTGCCAATACGTGCTAAttgactccctgggcagcccatcgcgtcatgctaaaaacttaaagggacaatagaGGCAGCAActtggcaggcaagataaagttacacaaagtcaccaataggggtccctctcatctcacagtacgt
It encodes:
- the LOC135486192 gene encoding inositol monophosphatase 3-like, which produces MAAVNIKLNPLGVFLILLGISCVVFYAMGGMKWFQSEQKVSMKQLLAVGIDLAKRGGLRVKEIRESNRLNEKTKGLTEEGAKELKTEGDMQSHRAIVYGFAKAFPGLKVISEEHERKPVDFKSIPDPTKQLDEVDAVVGSDQMVPMKDITVWIDPLDATQEYTEDLTHFVTTMVCVAVKGVPMIGVIHQPFLKETAWAWVGYGFAKSLKVAKKEDRKDSDPYKIIVSRSHAGEVKAAATESFGASTIVIPAGGAGYKTLAVIKGEADAYIHTTLIKKWDICAGNALLHAVGGHMTTLDGTYIDYSSNLSEKNDKGLLASLYGYSTYRTKLASIAEKMKKKEKPKEATKEAVKVL